A stretch of Fundicoccus culcitae DNA encodes these proteins:
- the nagA gene encoding N-acetylglucosamine-6-phosphate deacetylase yields MYIKSDKIYTESGVVKGYLNIEDGKIKNILSSDEKVDDFHDFSTYRIIPGIFDTHIHGVMGYNLMNKTPDVISEIKGFLKGISAHGVTSVLPTANPEIFKDLVAVSRMSIDGAKIIGIHSEGPYLNRVGEKGIDEGHPDISLDYIQEMISNCEGMLKLVGMAPELPNSKQATEYLLNHGVRVAFTHSNANFEEAMNAFKNGVSISTHTANVMTGIHHRDVGGLGASLLAPNVECEIICDGLHVSFEMLEIMFRIKSYDRFIMISDSTHLAGAPIGQYESMGLTINITDDGFAKTDTGRLVGSTKSIMYGIKNLVEKMNIPLEIVLNMACLNPARTYGVDRKKGSLVVGKDADFVIIDDEYSVVYTFSEGEVIYDASTDKDLFNTKMLVK; encoded by the coding sequence GTGTATATTAAATCAGATAAGATATATACTGAATCTGGTGTAGTGAAAGGTTATTTGAATATTGAAGATGGTAAAATAAAAAATATATTAAGTTCAGATGAGAAAGTTGATGATTTCCATGATTTCTCAACATATCGAATTATACCTGGTATTTTTGATACTCACATACATGGTGTTATGGGATATAATCTCATGAATAAAACCCCTGATGTGATATCAGAAATAAAGGGGTTTTTAAAAGGTATATCTGCTCATGGAGTTACCTCAGTATTACCAACTGCAAATCCTGAGATTTTTAAAGATCTTGTTGCTGTGTCTCGGATGAGTATTGATGGTGCAAAAATTATAGGGATTCATTCAGAAGGACCATATCTAAATAGAGTTGGTGAAAAGGGGATTGATGAGGGTCACCCAGATATTAGTCTAGACTATATACAAGAAATGATTAGTAATTGTGAAGGTATGTTAAAATTAGTTGGAATGGCTCCTGAACTTCCAAACAGTAAACAAGCAACAGAGTATTTATTAAATCATGGGGTAAGAGTTGCTTTCACTCATAGTAATGCAAATTTTGAAGAAGCAATGAATGCATTTAAAAACGGAGTGAGTATTTCCACACATACTGCTAATGTAATGACTGGTATACATCATAGGGATGTTGGAGGTTTAGGAGCAAGTTTACTAGCACCTAATGTGGAGTGCGAAATAATTTGTGATGGTCTTCATGTTTCTTTTGAAATGTTAGAAATAATGTTTAGAATAAAGTCTTATGATAGATTTATAATGATTTCTGACAGTACTCACCTGGCTGGTGCTCCTATAGGTCAATATGAATCAATGGGTTTAACTATAAATATAACTGATGATGGTTTTGCTAAAACGGATACCGGAAGACTAGTTGGTTCTACTAAATCTATTATGTATGGTATTAAAAATCTGGTAGAGAAAATGAACATACCTTTAGAAATAGTTCTCAATATGGCTTGTCTGAATCCAGCACGAACATATGGTGTTGATCGAAAAAAAGGATCACTAGTCGTTGGTAAAGATGCTGACTTTGTTATTATTGATGATGAATATAGTGTAGTTTATACTTTTTCTGAAGGTGAAGTTATATATGACGCTTCAACTGATAAAGATTTATTCAATACAAAAATGTTAGTAAAATAA
- a CDS encoding PTS system mannose/fructose/N-acetylgalactosamine-transporter subunit IIB — MIKHLRLDERLIHGQIAIKWSRNLDINRIIVANDEAGTNKTIERSLMMAAPQNLKVAIQTIDKSIEILKDPRAKDLKILLIVATPQDVLKIINQIKDVDVINVGNYGRIAKKKEGESRKSYGSNLYAYDEEVDIFKEIIASGIKCIYQTTPEDNPEPLDKALKI, encoded by the coding sequence ATGATTAAACATTTAAGATTAGATGAAAGACTTATTCATGGTCAAATTGCAATAAAATGGTCAAGAAACTTAGATATAAACCGTATTATTGTTGCTAATGATGAAGCAGGAACAAACAAAACAATTGAAAGATCCTTAATGATGGCAGCACCTCAAAATTTAAAAGTAGCAATTCAAACTATTGATAAAAGTATTGAAATATTAAAAGATCCAAGAGCTAAGGATCTTAAAATTTTATTAATTGTTGCTACTCCTCAAGATGTATTAAAAATTATAAATCAAATAAAAGATGTAGATGTGATTAATGTTGGAAACTATGGACGTATTGCTAAAAAGAAAGAAGGTGAGTCTCGTAAATCTTATGGAAGTAATTTATATGCATATGACGAGGAGGTAGATATATTTAAGGAAATAATTGCATCAGGAATTAAATGCATTTATCAAACTACTCCAGAAGACAATCCAGAACCTCTTGATAAAGCCTTAAAAATATAG
- a CDS encoding PTS sugar transporter subunit IIC, with the protein MTTEALLVSILYFIISYLDPILLSWQAVNRPIVVAPLVGLVLGDFHTGILMGASLEAIFMGISAIGGSIPADATIASVISVSYTILTGADIEAGLAIAMPIGTVMAQISAALTPIWSSFAVYWEKLAVNGTPKQFLGQNIVFSMLTTPLINSIMLFFSIAYGVDGLNNLLAQLPAWVMNGLVASSSMMIAVGLAILTSMIWDNKLGIFFFVGYILAARLGLDALSIAIIGLAIAITMFFTDKSIIDLKNSLSNINTNTSAVEGDDFFE; encoded by the coding sequence ATGACTACAGAAGCGTTATTAGTTAGTATTTTATATTTCATAATCTCATACTTAGATCCCATCTTACTATCATGGCAAGCTGTTAATAGACCAATAGTAGTAGCACCTTTAGTTGGTTTGGTATTAGGTGATTTTCATACAGGTATATTAATGGGTGCTTCCCTTGAAGCAATATTTATGGGGATTTCAGCTATTGGTGGTAGTATACCAGCAGATGCAACCATTGCAAGTGTTATATCCGTTTCGTATACAATATTAACAGGTGCAGATATAGAAGCAGGTTTAGCTATAGCAATGCCTATAGGAACCGTAATGGCACAAATTTCAGCAGCACTTACTCCAATTTGGAGTTCATTTGCAGTTTATTGGGAAAAATTAGCTGTTAATGGGACTCCTAAACAATTTTTAGGACAAAATATTGTATTCTCAATGTTAACTACTCCTCTAATAAATTCTATAATGCTGTTCTTTTCGATTGCTTATGGTGTAGATGGGTTAAATAATTTATTAGCCCAATTACCGGCATGGGTCATGAATGGTTTAGTTGCTTCATCAAGTATGATGATAGCGGTAGGTCTAGCTATTTTAACATCGATGATTTGGGATAATAAGTTAGGTATTTTTTTCTTCGTAGGTTATATATTAGCTGCACGTTTAGGACTTGATGCATTATCAATCGCAATTATAGGACTAGCTATTGCTATCACAATGTTCTTTACAGATAAAAGTATTATTGACTTAAAAAATTCATTATCAAATATAAATACTAACACAAGTGCAGTTGAGGGGGATGATTTCTTTGAATAA
- a CDS encoding AAA family ATPase, whose protein sequence is MNNEILQIISAGINKNPQKVINYSKRLSAYYKDNGNQRFSQKIDKLLDESNLNTVSLDSLKVKPFDKDSHLDIVDVKIPTLFNDNKNLYFSQSVEEEVEDFIQSYRLRNKLMDQNIYFNNNLLLYGPPGSGKTSLATYISNKTNLPLITAKLDSIVSSLLGSTAKNIRKLFEYADSQPCILFLDEFDVLAKNRDDSHELGELKRVVNSLLQNIDSFSNSSILIAATNTPSLLDNAVWRRFDTKIELKLPDRMIRKELVREYLSDFSNNIISNDKQMDILCDIFEGETPANIQNIIVSAIKKCIIHNKNSVLFTDILYECLIHKYGSHLEYSNSVLYLRNYGVTQKDISETLDISVRQVRNVLKEEINNAK, encoded by the coding sequence ATGAATAATGAAATATTACAAATAATTAGTGCAGGGATTAATAAAAATCCTCAGAAAGTAATAAACTACTCAAAACGGCTAAGTGCGTATTATAAAGACAATGGAAATCAGAGATTTAGTCAAAAAATTGATAAATTACTTGATGAGAGTAATTTAAATACCGTTTCTCTAGATAGTTTAAAGGTAAAACCGTTTGATAAAGATAGTCATTTAGATATTGTTGATGTAAAAATTCCTACATTATTTAATGACAACAAAAACTTGTATTTTTCTCAATCTGTAGAGGAGGAAGTTGAGGATTTTATCCAAAGTTATCGTTTGCGAAATAAATTAATGGATCAAAATATTTATTTTAATAATAATTTGCTATTATATGGTCCTCCAGGTTCCGGAAAGACATCTTTAGCTACTTACATAAGTAATAAAACAAACTTGCCATTAATTACTGCCAAATTAGATAGTATAGTTTCATCTTTACTTGGAAGTACCGCTAAAAATATCCGGAAATTATTTGAATATGCGGATTCTCAACCTTGTATACTTTTTTTAGATGAGTTTGATGTGTTAGCAAAGAATCGAGATGACTCTCATGAATTAGGTGAACTAAAAAGAGTGGTCAATAGTTTGTTACAAAATATTGATTCTTTTAGCAACAGTAGCATCTTGATAGCTGCAACTAATACTCCATCTTTGTTAGATAATGCCGTATGGCGAAGATTTGATACAAAAATTGAATTAAAACTCCCAGACAGAATGATACGAAAAGAATTAGTAAGAGAATATTTAAGTGATTTTTCTAATAACATTATTAGTAATGATAAACAGATGGATATTTTATGTGATATTTTTGAAGGTGAAACACCTGCTAATATTCAGAATATAATTGTTTCTGCCATTAAAAAATGTATTATACATAATAAGAACAGTGTTTTGTTTACTGATATTTTGTATGAATGTCTCATTCACAAATATGGTTCTCATTTAGAATATTCGAATTCAGTTTTATATTTAAGAAACTATGGTGTTACACAAAAGGATATTTCGGAAACCTTAGATATTTCTGTGAGACAGGTCCGAAATGTATTAAAGGAGGAGATTAATAATGCCAAATAA
- a CDS encoding PTS sugar transporter subunit IIA yields MLKLFLASHGRLASGMESSVNVLLGGVSNLTIFDAYLDEKNIHEVLNSFFENINEEDQVIMLSDLLGGSVNQVMYTYLNKKNTKLISGINLAILLELCMYENPIDDEKILSIINEGKNSIQLINNSTEFSEIEDDFF; encoded by the coding sequence ATGCTGAAGTTATTTTTAGCATCACATGGTAGATTAGCAAGCGGAATGGAAAGTTCAGTAAATGTCTTATTAGGAGGGGTTTCAAATTTAACTATTTTTGACGCATATTTAGATGAAAAAAATATTCATGAAGTATTGAATAGTTTTTTTGAAAATATAAATGAAGAAGATCAAGTCATAATGCTATCTGATTTATTAGGTGGAAGCGTTAATCAAGTGATGTATACCTATTTAAACAAAAAAAATACTAAATTGATATCCGGAATTAACTTAGCTATTCTATTAGAATTGTGTATGTATGAAAATCCAATTGATGATGAAAAAATTCTATCAATTATTAATGAGGGTAAAAATTCAATACAACTGATTAATAATAGTACAGAATTTAGTGAAATAGAAGATGATTTTTTTTGA
- a CDS encoding nuclear transport factor 2 family protein, translating into MQVLDRDTLLRIENAGWKSLCESKGAEFYSNILAADSVFVLMNGMVLDKEATVMSLEQSDPWASYSIKDPRVIQVNEKSAIIVYQTEARRDEVVVRMINSSVYAMVGDQIQLVLYQQTSLE; encoded by the coding sequence ATGCAAGTATTGGACCGTGACACCTTGTTGCGGATTGAAAATGCAGGGTGGAAGTCGTTATGTGAATCAAAGGGAGCAGAATTTTACAGCAATATCCTAGCGGCTGATTCGGTGTTTGTATTGATGAATGGGATGGTTTTAGACAAGGAAGCAACGGTGATGTCCTTAGAACAATCGGATCCTTGGGCAAGTTATTCGATAAAGGATCCTAGAGTTATTCAGGTTAATGAAAAGTCAGCTATAATAGTCTATCAAACTGAAGCCCGGCGCGATGAAGTTGTCGTTAGGATGATTAATTCATCGGTTTATGCGATGGTTGGCGATCAAATCCAGTTAGTCTTGTATCAGCAAACAAGTTTGGAGTAG
- a CDS encoding PTS system mannose/fructose/sorbose family transporter subunit IID — protein sequence MNNANKLSKEENKILRQMFIRSHLVFMSFNMVKMEANAFTITMSPAIESIYGDNEEDKKDAYLRSQNFFNTHAVPFNFIAGLTYALEKQRKEKGNIDTATIESIKTSLMGPTAGMFDSLFFNGLRIIAAGIAIGLASQGNILGAILFILLYGVPQSIAKWFLLKWGYVYGTPFIDSVYESGLMNALTKAAGVLGLTMVGSTVAQLVHFPLNWTISIGETELVVQDVFNSIFPGLLSIILVFVLVYLIKKGYRPTTLIIGIIALAMIGALLGIF from the coding sequence TTGAATAATGCAAATAAATTATCAAAAGAAGAAAATAAGATATTAAGACAAATGTTCATTAGATCACATTTAGTTTTTATGTCATTTAATATGGTTAAAATGGAAGCAAATGCATTTACAATAACTATGTCTCCCGCTATTGAATCCATCTACGGAGATAATGAAGAAGATAAAAAAGATGCTTATTTGCGATCACAAAACTTCTTCAATACACATGCTGTACCATTTAATTTTATTGCAGGGTTAACTTATGCGTTAGAGAAACAAAGAAAAGAAAAAGGTAACATTGATACAGCTACCATTGAAAGTATCAAAACTTCATTAATGGGACCAACCGCAGGTATGTTCGATTCTTTATTTTTTAATGGTTTAAGAATAATTGCAGCAGGGATAGCAATTGGACTTGCATCACAAGGTAATATTTTAGGAGCTATATTATTTATCCTGTTATATGGCGTCCCTCAATCTATTGCTAAGTGGTTTTTATTAAAATGGGGATATGTATATGGCACACCCTTTATAGATTCTGTTTATGAATCTGGTTTAATGAATGCGCTGACAAAAGCTGCGGGAGTTTTAGGGTTAACTATGGTAGGTTCCACAGTAGCACAACTAGTCCACTTCCCATTAAATTGGACTATTTCAATAGGTGAAACAGAATTAGTAGTACAAGATGTTTTTAATTCAATATTTCCAGGTCTTTTAAGTATTATTTTAGTGTTTGTTTTAGTTTATTTGATTAAAAAAGGTTATCGTCCAACTACACTAATAATTGGAATCATTGCCTTAGCAATGATTGGAGCTCTTTTAGGGATTTTCTAA
- a CDS encoding ChbG/HpnK family deacetylase, producing MDLLFQSDDFGITEAVTLGIVKGIEEGLIRNTGLFVNMKSSKFAASFIPKYPECCFGLDINLVAGKPISDPIKIPSLVNDDGLFISSIERFKNEYKSIDNDLSIEFKNEPYKYEEVLIEMEAQIQEFINLVGRKPEYIHPHSLVTPTTIKAFKTLSKKYNIIFTMDFLKEINITFLPTDWNIKPVFKLEDQFQTDVTKRVLKQLEITKDKDKIALICHCGYIDSDLLKVSSYSIIRAKDLEMALSIEMIDYISENKIRLVTYRNI from the coding sequence ATGGATTTATTATTTCAATCGGATGATTTTGGTATAACAGAAGCAGTAACACTTGGTATTGTTAAGGGGATAGAAGAGGGACTTATTAGAAATACAGGACTATTTGTAAACATGAAGTCATCAAAATTTGCTGCATCATTTATTCCAAAATATCCTGAATGTTGCTTTGGTTTAGATATAAATTTGGTAGCTGGCAAGCCCATTAGTGATCCAATTAAAATACCTAGTTTAGTTAATGACGATGGTCTATTCATAAGCTCTATTGAAAGGTTTAAAAATGAATATAAAAGTATTGACAATGATTTATCAATTGAATTCAAAAATGAACCATATAAGTATGAAGAAGTTTTGATTGAAATGGAAGCACAAATACAGGAATTTATAAACTTAGTCGGAAGGAAACCAGAGTATATTCATCCCCATTCATTAGTTACTCCTACTACAATAAAGGCGTTTAAAACATTATCAAAAAAATATAATATTATTTTTACTATGGATTTTCTAAAAGAAATAAACATCACATTTTTACCAACAGATTGGAATATTAAACCAGTTTTTAAATTAGAAGATCAATTTCAAACAGATGTTACAAAGCGTGTTTTAAAACAATTAGAAATAACAAAAGATAAAGATAAAATCGCATTGATATGCCACTGCGGATATATTGATTCAGATTTATTAAAAGTATCTTCATATTCAATAATAAGAGCGAAAGATTTAGAAATGGCATTATCAATTGAAATGATTGATTATATTTCAGAAAATAAAATTAGGTTGGTAACTTATAGAAATATTTAA
- a CDS encoding ImmA/IrrE family metallo-endopeptidase, which translates to MGKAVYVETEPSVIKYYVDKSEFDVMEFTKEKDLKNLNYWLDGSKNPTFNQLMKLSKKLQVPLGYLVVKKPVDDTPQILNYRTIDSKDMDHISRNLIETIKIVKNQQEFLLDYRKDNGFMPLDYVAKYTIDDDWNIIVQYARKILGIGEEWQKDLGRLYPLKYFKKKLNDIGVVIQSNGIVRQNTHRKLDISEFRAFVSIDEYAPFVFINTNDTKNGQLFSLLHEFGHILLGESEVYNVDLTMNTDVNQLERICNKIASELLIPNIIFVESWNIPSDVELYEYVTDLAKKFKVSKTVIARKALDNKLIKIEDYNFIAKRNVEEYNKYQAIAKEQDNNGIDYYNTIQSKVDPILFDSVKSSYYEGNIQYIEALNLLNIGSKGFEFLSNKNDLG; encoded by the coding sequence ATGGGAAAAGCAGTTTACGTTGAAACAGAACCGTCTGTTATTAAATATTATGTTGATAAATCCGAATTTGATGTGATGGAATTTACTAAAGAGAAAGATTTGAAAAATTTAAATTACTGGCTAGATGGGAGTAAAAACCCAACATTTAATCAACTAATGAAACTCTCTAAAAAATTGCAAGTTCCATTAGGTTATTTAGTTGTTAAAAAACCAGTTGATGATACACCTCAAATATTAAATTATAGGACGATTGATTCTAAAGATATGGATCATATTTCGAGAAATTTAATCGAGACAATTAAGATTGTAAAGAACCAGCAAGAGTTTCTTTTAGACTACAGAAAAGATAATGGTTTTATGCCTTTAGATTATGTTGCTAAGTATACCATAGATGATGATTGGAACATTATTGTTCAATATGCTAGAAAAATTCTTGGTATAGGAGAAGAATGGCAAAAGGATTTGGGTAGACTTTATCCTCTTAAGTATTTTAAAAAGAAATTAAATGATATAGGTGTGGTTATTCAAAGTAATGGTATAGTGAGGCAAAATACGCATCGTAAATTAGATATCAGTGAATTTAGAGCCTTTGTTAGCATTGACGAATATGCACCATTTGTTTTTATTAACACCAATGATACTAAAAATGGACAACTTTTTTCTTTGTTACATGAATTTGGTCATATTTTATTAGGTGAAAGTGAAGTTTATAATGTTGATTTAACAATGAATACAGATGTCAATCAACTGGAAAGAATATGTAATAAAATAGCGAGTGAACTACTAATACCCAATATTATTTTTGTTGAATCATGGAATATACCTAGCGATGTAGAACTGTATGAATATGTAACTGATTTAGCAAAAAAGTTTAAAGTGAGTAAAACTGTCATTGCTCGAAAAGCTTTAGATAATAAGTTAATAAAAATAGAAGATTATAATTTTATCGCAAAAAGAAACGTTGAGGAATATAACAAATATCAAGCGATAGCCAAGGAACAAGATAATAATGGAATAGATTACTATAATACGATTCAAAGTAAAGTTGATCCAATCCTTTTTGATTCAGTAAAAAGTAGCTATTATGAAGGAAATATTCAATATATTGAAGCTCTTAATCTATTAAATATTGGTTCTAAAGGGTTTGAATTTTTATCAAATAAAAATGACTTGGGCTGA
- a CDS encoding serine hydrolase domain-containing protein, with protein MEHLIKKSLMSFFVLTALSPIQIPSIVLANAETTAESSSIESTADTSTTESQTTQEENVEYDFDTLMEVGLQVEGTVITIGQIVDGQASYTVYTAEGAEDFGNAYEYELGSITKTFTGTLIAKAVDEGLISLDEPISTYINFNSEETFPTVLQLLTHTSGYPTLFENDTMAENIEAGANPFMGISKDTLIAEAAENLPDMTQAHPYEYSNFNAALLGLLLEAVYGTNYYDLANTFVADQLQLPNTYLFENELELGNNWIWSPEDAYAPAGAMVSNIEDMLLYLDMQMNPEVNVPARPWIDQSHQSLATVDATTEENNALNIRHDEMAYLWILDTENNIIYHDGSTEGYTSYIGFNPEEQIGVVVLANLPLESGVPGAALGAQLLTDLLNN; from the coding sequence TTGGAACATTTAATAAAAAAATCACTAATGAGCTTTTTCGTTTTAACCGCCTTGAGCCCCATCCAAATCCCCAGCATTGTCCTAGCAAACGCAGAAACAACGGCCGAAAGTAGCTCCATAGAGTCCACAGCCGATACCTCAACCACTGAAAGTCAAACAACACAAGAAGAAAACGTCGAATATGATTTTGACACTTTAATGGAAGTTGGTTTACAAGTCGAAGGCACAGTCATAACAATCGGTCAAATCGTGGACGGCCAAGCAAGTTATACCGTATATACCGCTGAAGGCGCAGAAGACTTCGGTAACGCTTATGAATACGAATTAGGTTCCATCACCAAAACATTTACCGGCACACTGATCGCTAAAGCCGTTGATGAAGGGTTAATTAGTTTAGATGAACCTATCAGCACCTATATCAACTTCAACAGCGAAGAGACTTTCCCAACCGTCCTCCAACTACTAACCCATACATCCGGCTATCCAACCCTCTTTGAGAATGACACCATGGCCGAAAATATTGAAGCAGGCGCCAATCCTTTCATGGGCATTAGCAAAGATACCCTGATAGCTGAAGCGGCTGAAAACCTCCCTGACATGACCCAAGCACACCCATATGAATACTCAAATTTCAACGCAGCCCTTCTAGGCCTACTCTTAGAAGCCGTTTATGGCACAAATTATTATGATTTAGCCAATACTTTTGTAGCTGACCAACTCCAATTACCAAACACTTATTTATTTGAAAATGAATTGGAACTCGGCAACAATTGGATTTGGTCACCCGAAGATGCTTACGCCCCAGCCGGCGCTATGGTCTCTAATATCGAAGACATGTTGTTATACTTAGACATGCAAATGAACCCCGAAGTGAACGTGCCTGCTCGTCCTTGGATTGATCAATCACACCAAAGTCTAGCCACGGTCGACGCCACCACCGAAGAAAATAACGCCTTGAACATCCGTCATGATGAAATGGCTTATCTATGGATCTTAGATACGGAAAACAACATTATTTACCACGACGGATCCACTGAAGGCTACACTTCCTATATTGGATTTAATCCCGAGGAGCAAATCGGCGTCGTTGTCTTGGCCAACTTGCCACTGGAATCCGGCGTTCCCGGAGCCGCCCTTGGCGCGCAACTGTTAACCGATTTGTTAAATAATTAA
- a CDS encoding BglG family transcription antiterminator: MNREELIFYLLADSNRPLTTKYLAKILERSVRTIKYDMKKVALLVQENGGVLKSKRGVGYWIEVNDIDIFNKTLYQLVIRESLLHTNNEILKTEHIKIMQYLITQKDYFKIEDISDKFYISKKVVNEAINYYRDLLDLYQLKLISKPNCGSKIVGSEFSIRLVMLYLFQIHFHKVEYTRNIKEFYNYFENDITEIKNTRYILLATLRNNNFSVNDFVTQILSRYLILQKNRKLAGYNLSLDEKTISNIKEFKTVVSISTIIFKKLSHYYEHVFDDEEVYAFAILLLTHRDLTTDIDFSKEYSFIWNSIVDIVSKLLSVLSNTIKIDNDINNQLYEQLLCSLLPIVVQLKFNINLNFGEKSKLYFMNNEKYKETATFMSNIFKKIMYDDYNTKVPDVLLKKLNKNFLILLNKYDLFQKSITVNILVSSNHGILSAENIEQMLVNFLNPDILGNIYPIELYEGRNFSAEEIDLYVLEDIDALYYDYSWPLVSIDSNDFHNDFKGLLNVIYEISRSKSNEKF; this comes from the coding sequence ATGAATAGAGAAGAGTTGATATTTTACTTGTTAGCTGATAGTAATAGACCATTAACAACTAAATACTTAGCAAAGATATTAGAAAGAAGTGTCCGAACTATCAAATATGACATGAAGAAGGTAGCTTTACTAGTCCAAGAAAATGGTGGAGTTCTTAAATCTAAAAGAGGAGTAGGTTATTGGATTGAAGTAAATGACATTGATATTTTTAATAAAACACTTTATCAGCTAGTAATTCGAGAATCTTTATTACATACAAATAATGAAATATTGAAAACAGAACATATTAAAATAATGCAATATTTAATTACTCAAAAAGATTATTTTAAGATTGAAGATATTAGCGATAAATTTTATATATCTAAGAAAGTTGTCAATGAGGCAATTAATTATTATCGAGATTTGTTAGATTTGTACCAATTAAAATTAATTTCCAAGCCTAATTGTGGTTCGAAAATTGTTGGAAGTGAGTTTTCTATTCGATTGGTTATGTTATATTTGTTTCAAATCCACTTCCATAAAGTAGAGTATACACGTAATATTAAAGAATTTTATAATTATTTTGAAAACGATATAACTGAAATTAAGAATACAAGATATATACTATTAGCTACACTTCGCAATAATAATTTTTCAGTTAACGATTTTGTAACTCAAATATTATCACGCTATTTAATTCTTCAAAAAAATAGAAAACTAGCTGGGTATAATTTATCACTAGATGAAAAAACGATAAGCAATATTAAGGAATTTAAGACTGTTGTTTCTATTTCTACAATTATTTTTAAAAAACTTTCTCATTATTATGAACATGTATTTGATGATGAAGAAGTCTATGCATTTGCAATACTTTTACTTACCCATCGCGATTTAACAACGGATATAGATTTTAGCAAAGAGTATTCATTCATATGGAATAGTATTGTTGATATTGTTTCTAAATTATTATCTGTTTTATCAAATACAATTAAAATTGATAATGACATCAATAATCAACTATATGAACAATTATTATGTAGTTTATTACCAATAGTTGTTCAACTTAAATTTAATATAAATTTGAATTTTGGAGAAAAAAGTAAATTGTATTTTATGAATAATGAAAAATATAAAGAAACTGCCACTTTTATGTCGAATATTTTCAAAAAAATAATGTATGATGATTATAATACGAAAGTACCAGATGTTCTTCTAAAAAAACTCAATAAAAATTTTCTTATTCTTCTTAATAAGTATGATCTTTTTCAAAAATCTATTACTGTTAATATTTTAGTATCAAGTAATCATGGAATTCTCTCTGCTGAGAACATCGAACAAATGCTTGTTAATTTTCTAAATCCAGATATATTAGGAAATATATATCCAATAGAGCTATATGAAGGAAGAAATTTTTCTGCTGAAGAAATAGATTTGTATGTTTTGGAGGATATAGATGCTTTATACTATGATTATTCATGGCCTTTAGTTTCGATTGATTCAAACGACTTTCACAATGATTTTAAGGGATTACTAAACGTTATTTATGAAATATCACGAAGTAAGAGTAATGAAAAATTTTAG